In the Nothobranchius furzeri strain GRZ-AD chromosome 15, NfurGRZ-RIMD1, whole genome shotgun sequence genome, one interval contains:
- the LOC107390550 gene encoding proteasomal ubiquitin receptor ADRM1 — translation MSSGALFPSLVSNSRGSSSKYLVEFRAGKMTLKGNTVTPDKRKGTVYIQQSDDSLIHFCWKDRTTGNVDDDLIIFPDDCEFKRVNQCTTGRVYVLKFKAGSKRLFFWMQEPKMEKDEEFCRKVNEFLNNPPVPGAAGSGGGSGHELSALGGEGGLQNLLGNMSHNQLMQLIGPTGLGGLGGLGALAGPGLANLLGSGGPPTSSSSSSSRSQAASVATPPSGGGPRLSSPQVPTTPAPPPVAASSPTSVTPSTPAPAPTQVTPASVGSPPPHQPIQLSDLQSILANMNVPAAAAQGALVDLATVCTPEMMAPILSNPDIQQRLLPFLPSGESLPQSAEEIQNTLTSPQFQQSMSLFSSALASGQLGPLMSQFGLSAEAVDAANRGDVEAFARAMQGSKGDSQREEGG, via the exons ATGTCATCAGGCGCCCTGTTTCCCAGCCTGGTCAGCAATTCCAGGGGAAGCTCCAGCAAGTATCTGGTGGAGTTTCGTGCTGGTAAAATGACCCTGAAGGGGAACACTGTTACACCAGACAAACGCAAGGGGACGGTGTACATCCAGCAGTCCGATGATTCCCTGATTCATTTCTGTTGGAAAGACAGAACCACGGGGAATGTTGATGAT GACCTGATTATATTTCCTGATGACTGTGAATTCAAGCGAGTCAACCAGTGCACGACTGGTCGTGTGTATGTGTTGAAGTTCAAGGCTGGATCCAAACGGCTATTCTTCTGGATGCAG GAGCCGAAAATGGAGAAGGATGAGGAGTTCTGTCGTAAGGTGAACGAGTTCCTGAACAATCCTCCAGTTCCTGGAGCAGCGGGCAGTGGCGGGGGCAGTGGGCATGAGCTCTCTGCACTTGGAGGAGAGGGAGGCCTTCAAAACCTTCTGGGAAATATGAGCCACAACCAGCTGATGCAGCTGATTGGACCAACTGGTTTGGGTGGACTGG GAGGCCTGGGAGCTTTAGCTGGACCAGGACTCGCCAACCTGCTGGGCAGTGGAGGTCCACCCACTAGCAGCTCCTCATCCAG CTCTCGTAGCCAAGCCGCCTCTGTAGCCACTCCTCCATCGGGTGGAGGTCCCAGGCTGAGCTCTCCTCAGGTCCCAACCACCCCTGCTCCACCTCCAGTTGCAGCTTCCTCTCCCACCAGTGTTACCCCCTCCACACCAG CTCCAGCTCCCACACAGGTGACTCCAGCCTCTGTTGGAAGCCCCCCCCCACACCAGCCCATCCAGCTCAGTGACCTTCAGAGCATCCTCGCTAACATGAACgtgccagcagcagcagctcagggggCACTGG TGGACCTGGCTACTGTGTGCACCCCAGAGATGATGGCTCCTATCCTGAGTAACCCTGACATCCAGCAGAGACTCCTCCCATTCCTCCCCAGCGGAGAAAGTTTGCCTCAAAGTGCCGAGGAGATCCAAAACACGCTCACTTCCCCTCAGTTCCAGCAG TCCATGAGCTTGTTCAGCAGCGCCTTGGCCTCCGGGCAGCTCGGGCCTCTCATGAGTCAGTTTGGTCTGTCAGCAGAAGCTGTGGATGCTGCCAATAGGGGAG acgTGGAGGCGTTTGCCAGAGCCATGCAGGGCAGCAAAGGAGACTCCCAAAGAGAAGAAGGAGGATGA